The following DNA comes from Alienimonas californiensis.
AGTTCCCCGAACCGTTGGCCGATTGGCCGGCGACGTTCGAGAACTGGGACGGCGAGGCCGTCCGCTACGCCCTCGCCGTCGTCCCGCGGCTGATCGTCCAGCCGGAGAAGTTCCAGTCGGACTATAAAGCGAGCTACTACCTGCCGCGGGCCAGGCCGGGGGAGTTGGAAATGATCGAACGCCGCGTGCAGGACGCCGGCGTGGCGGCCCGGATCGTCTATAGCTCCGCCCGGGACCTCGACGTGCTGCCGGTCGCGGCGGACAAGGGGAACGCGGCGGTGTTCCTGTCCGAATGGTTCGGCGTGCCGCCGGAGCGGGTGATCGTCGCCGGGGACAGCGGCAACGACGCGGCGATGTTCCGCGGGGACTTCCGCGGCGTCGCCGTCGCCAATGCCCTGCCGGAGTTGCTCAACCACGATCACCCCCACCTGCACAAAGCGACCGGCGTCGCCGCCGCCGGCGTGCGGGAGGGGCTGGAACGCTGGTTCGGCCAAACGGCGTCAGGCTAGCGCCGGCGCCGACGCCGGGGCGGCGGCCTCGACGCCGCCGGCCTCGGCGACGGCCTGTTTGCCGCGGACCGTCAGGTCGCTGATGAACGCGAACTGATCCCGCATGTCGAACGGGTACGCCTTGACTTTATAATGCGTGCCCCAGGGGGTTTGCGCCAACATCACGACGGCGGACTGCTCGTAGCCGAGGTAGGCGCTGGTCAGGGCCACGTCCGTCAGCGCCGCCCGCACGCGTTCGGCGTCGTGATCGGGAGCGAGGTAAAAGTCCGCCACGCACATCAGCGTGCGGGCGCCGTCGTTGGAGTTGGCGACGTTCTCCGTCCAGATCGTCGAGTGCGGCACGAACACGGCGTCGTCCGCGGGGGTCCGCAGGGCCACGGTTCGCAGGCCGACGCCCATCACCTCCCCGTAATGATCGCCCAGCTTCACCCAGTCGCCGGGGCGGTAGGGCTTCTCGAATACGGCGACGATGCCGGCGATCAGACTGCTGACGTAGTCTTTGAAGGCGAAGCCGATGGCGACGCTCGCCGCCCCGGCGACGAACAGCACGTTCTCCCGGGTGACAATGAAGATAATTCTTCCGACCCACAGGATCGCCAGCGTGAGCAGCCCC
Coding sequences within:
- a CDS encoding HAD-IIB family hydrolase, which codes for MDWLLISDVDGTLLGPDHADAASADAAALRDFAAFYTERRERGELGLVLSSGRFAASVLESVAATDLPTPDAVIGGVGTEIFVRDHLGEFPEPLADWPATFENWDGEAVRYALAVVPRLIVQPEKFQSDYKASYYLPRARPGELEMIERRVQDAGVAARIVYSSARDLDVLPVAADKGNAAVFLSEWFGVPPERVIVAGDSGNDAAMFRGDFRGVAVANALPELLNHDHPHLHKATGVAAAGVREGLERWFGQTASG
- a CDS encoding mechanosensitive ion channel family protein, with translation MIPHAQNSSAEPAEDEPSAASSPTPAPPAPPEPDAPPGDAPPPNGAKAENAVASEGAGETDAADDLSTAAANAAEDSAEGVANAVEDSAEGVADAVEDSAEGVADAVDTVKDAAGTTAGEGAEKTVRLLNDFQDISFLQIGLIVAGTWLAIWLIRKTLPYLADRGPSQLRLTLLGLVPIARLGLLTLAILWVGRIIFIVTRENVLFVAGAASVAIGFAFKDYVSSLIAGIVAVFEKPYRPGDWVKLGDHYGEVMGVGLRTVALRTPADDAVFVPHSTIWTENVANSNDGARTLMCVADFYLAPDHDAERVRAALTDVALTSAYLGYEQSAVVMLAQTPWGTHYKVKAYPFDMRDQFAFISDLTVRGKQAVAEAGGVEAAAPASAPALA